In Aedes albopictus strain Foshan chromosome 3, AalbF5, whole genome shotgun sequence, the following are encoded in one genomic region:
- the LOC109414907 gene encoding F-box/SPRY domain-containing protein 1, with amino-acid sequence MDDDLTEYAPDIPDNVLELIFSYLKLQDLRNCSLVCKSWNRFLNDENNEVWRAQCMQKLSPDAFKTDLLSVVPTYKAKLRAFFHAWNPYDCSRHVYIKPNGFTLHRNPVAQSTDGSRGKIGFQHGRHAWEVRWEGPLGTVAVVGIATKDAAIQCHGYYALLGADDQSWGWNLVDNLLLHNGDAHGIYPLLNNAPKYKVGERIRVILDCDDNTLSFEKNYEFLGVAFTDLPDKVFYPTVAAVYGNTEISMVYLGPPLDG; translated from the exons ATGTTTTGGAGCTGATTTTCTCCTACCTGAAGCTGCAGGACCTGCGAAACTGTTCGCTGGTGTGCAAAAGTTGGAACCGCTTTCTGAACgatgaaaacaacgaggtgtggcGGGCACAGTGCATGCAGAAACTATCGCCGGACGCGTTCAAGACCGACCTGCTCTCGGTGGTTCCCACATACAAAGCGAAGTTGAGGGCTTTCTTCCACGCTTGGAATCCGTACGACTGTAGCCGACATGTTTACATCAAACCGAATGGGTTCACGCTGCACAG GAATCCAGTGGCACAGAGTACGGATGGCTCCCGTGGAAAGATTGGATTCCAACATGGGAGGCACGCCTGGGAAGTGAGATGGGAAGGTCCACTGGGGACGGTGGCCGTCGTTGGGATTGCCACGAAAGACGCTGCAATACAGTGCCACGGTTATTATGCTCTACTGG GCGCAGACGATCAGAGTTGGGGATGGAACCTGGTGGACAACTTGCTGCTTCACAATGGGGACGCCCATGGAATCTACCCGTTGCTCAACAATGCGCCCAAATACAAAGTTGGCGAGCGTATTCGCGTTATCCTGGACTGCGACGATAATACGCTATCTTTCGAGAAGAACTACGAGTTTCTAGGGGTAGCTTTCACTG ATTTACCGGATAAAGTGTTTTACCCGACGGTGGCGGCAGTCTACGGTAATACGGAAATATCGATGGTGTACCTCGGTCCACCTTTGGATGGGTAA